The Shewanella halotolerans region ATTTTGATCCGCTCAGCCTTGGAATAATCCTTTTTATTTGATTCTGCGTTCATATTTAACAGCCTTACAGCTTTAATATTCCATGAAAACTGGCTTATTATACATTTCTAATACTGATTGTTCACCATGGTTGGATAAATAATGAGAGGCTGGATTATTTTAGGTGCAGGGATAGGATTACTCTATTATCTAGCGACCGAGACAGACAAACTCGATGAGCCCATCGCGCAAACGGATGCCCTGATGAAGCGTATCGAACGTAAACTCGACTCGATGACGGGAACCAAGATCATTCGCGTCGACAAAAACATCGCGATGTTTAAGACGCAAATCGCCGAGCGACTGACTCGAAAAGAGTTAGCGGCACTGGACAATATTCTCGAATCGAAAGAGTCGGTGCTCGAGTTTACCGAGAAATATTGCGGCAATAGTAGCAATCGCTTTGACGAGCTGAGCAAAGATAACCAGCAATTTATCTGCGACAAGCTCAGATAATCCCTCACAGGCAACAGAAAGCTTTGCCCAGCGCACGGTTTTCTGCAGCCTAATTGATCTCTATTCATAATGAGCCTAGCCTTGGCTCATCATCTCGATGCGACACACATAGGGTTACGAACATGACAGACAAGGTTTCCGATATCTTTGATCCCTCCTTATGGGATCGAGTGCCAGGATTTGATTTCGAAGATATTACCTACCATAGGGCGAAGGATCAGGGCACGGTACGTATCGCCATAGATCGTCCAGATTGCCTCAACTCATTTCGCCCTAAGACGGTCGATGAACTCTATATCGCCCTGGATCATGCCCGCCAATGGTCTGATGTAGGTTGTGTACTCCTGACCGGCAACGGCCCGTCGGCCAAGGGACAATGGTCCTTCAGTGCCGGTGGCGATCAGCGTATTCGCGGCAAAGATGGCTACAAATATGAAGGCGAAGAGACAGATAGGCCCGACTTGGCACGCATGGGCCGCCTGCATATCTTAGAGGTGCAGCGCCTGATCCGTTTCATGCCTAAGGTGGTAATAGCGGTCGTGCCGGGCTGGGCGGTAGGCGGTGGTCATAGCCTGCATGTGGTCTGCGATCTTACCCTGGCCTCAAAAGAGCATGCGGTATTTAAACAAACCGACCCGGATGTAGGCAGCTTCGACTCGGGCTATGGCAGCGCCTACCTCGCCAAGATGATTGGCCAGAAGCGCGCCCG contains the following coding sequences:
- a CDS encoding 1,4-dihydroxy-2-naphthoyl-CoA synthase, which codes for MTDKVSDIFDPSLWDRVPGFDFEDITYHRAKDQGTVRIAIDRPDCLNSFRPKTVDELYIALDHARQWSDVGCVLLTGNGPSAKGQWSFSAGGDQRIRGKDGYKYEGEETDRPDLARMGRLHILEVQRLIRFMPKVVIAVVPGWAVGGGHSLHVVCDLTLASKEHAVFKQTDPDVGSFDSGYGSAYLAKMIGQKRAREIFFLGFNYSADEAFDMGMVNRAIPHAELETEALRWAKEINSKSPTAMRMLKYGFNLPDDGLVGQQLFAGEATRLAYGTDEAVEGRDAFLEKRDQDFSKFPWHY